From one Microbacterium aurum genomic stretch:
- a CDS encoding ABC transporter ATP-binding protein: protein MSTPVPSALKIEGLGLQIGGATILKDVDLDIAPGSIVGVIGPNGAGKTTLFNVISGVARPTAGRILMNGDDITRSSVPQRARAGLGRTFQTSSLFPRLSVLENVRLAAQARLGGNYSLLRFPRRSDPATELALAQLVKVGLTHKLDTAAGDISHGDKRKLEIAVLLATDAEVVLLDEPMAGVASGDVPGLVANIRDMQRDTQCTVLMVEHHIDVLMGLVAKVAVMYAGSIIAFDTPERIMADPLVQSAYLGTAAA, encoded by the coding sequence ATGAGCACCCCAGTCCCGTCCGCGCTGAAGATCGAAGGCCTCGGCCTGCAGATCGGCGGAGCCACCATCCTGAAGGATGTCGACCTCGACATCGCGCCCGGCAGCATCGTCGGCGTGATCGGGCCGAACGGCGCCGGCAAGACCACGTTGTTCAACGTGATCTCCGGAGTCGCCCGTCCCACCGCGGGCCGCATCCTGATGAACGGCGACGACATCACCCGCTCGTCCGTGCCCCAGCGGGCGCGGGCGGGACTGGGGCGCACGTTCCAGACCTCCAGCCTGTTCCCTCGCCTGAGCGTGCTGGAGAACGTCCGACTGGCGGCCCAGGCACGCCTGGGCGGCAACTACTCGCTGCTGCGCTTTCCGCGTCGCAGCGACCCGGCGACCGAGCTCGCCCTCGCGCAGCTCGTCAAAGTCGGTCTGACGCACAAGCTCGACACCGCCGCCGGCGACATCTCGCACGGCGACAAGCGCAAGCTCGAGATCGCGGTGCTTCTCGCGACGGATGCCGAGGTCGTGCTGCTCGACGAGCCGATGGCCGGCGTGGCGTCGGGAGATGTGCCGGGCCTCGTGGCGAACATCCGCGACATGCAGCGCGACACGCAGTGCACGGTGCTCATGGTCGAGCACCACATCGACGTCCTCATGGGTCTCGTGGCGAAGGTCGCCGTCATGTACGCCGGCTCGATCATCGCGTTCGACACCCCGGAGCGCATCATGGCCGACCCCCTCGTGCAGAGCGCGTACCTCGGGACGGCGGCCGCATGA